A single genomic interval of Syntrophobotulus glycolicus DSM 8271 harbors:
- a CDS encoding energy-coupling factor transporter ATPase → MSIKVENLSHVYAEGTPNETVALDCVSFEISDNEFVGIIGHTGSSKSTLIQHINGLLKPKSGRIVINDIDIFDKGVVINDIRRKIGLVFQFPEYQLFADTVYHDIAFGPQNLGLSEAETENRVKEAISLVALDYEEIKDRSPFELSGGQKRKVAIAGVIAMKPEILILDEPTAGLDPKAHKEILQMLKQVHVAEKNITILVSHNMGDVAEFADKIIVMDKGKVALTGSPSEVYQEADLIESIGLGLPPAMVLLRKLKKRGKNVNTSAMTVDDVEKELFQLLRSN, encoded by the coding sequence ATGTCAATAAAAGTTGAAAATTTATCGCATGTATATGCTGAGGGAACTCCAAATGAGACAGTGGCATTGGATTGTGTAAGTTTTGAAATATCTGATAATGAATTTGTTGGTATTATTGGGCATACCGGATCAAGTAAATCTACACTCATTCAGCATATTAACGGTTTGCTGAAGCCTAAATCCGGGAGAATTGTAATAAACGATATTGATATTTTCGACAAGGGCGTAGTTATTAACGACATAAGGCGAAAAATAGGTTTAGTATTCCAATTTCCGGAGTATCAACTATTTGCGGATACTGTTTATCATGACATAGCCTTTGGCCCTCAAAACCTGGGGCTTTCGGAAGCGGAAACAGAAAATAGAGTGAAGGAAGCCATTTCGCTTGTAGCCCTTGATTATGAAGAGATTAAAGACCGATCACCATTTGAATTAAGCGGGGGACAGAAGAGGAAGGTGGCAATTGCCGGTGTCATAGCAATGAAGCCGGAAATTCTTATCCTTGATGAACCAACAGCAGGTCTTGATCCCAAAGCACATAAAGAAATACTTCAAATGCTTAAACAAGTTCATGTCGCAGAGAAGAATATAACCATTTTGGTTTCGCACAATATGGGGGATGTGGCCGAGTTTGCTGATAAAATCATTGTGATGGATAAAGGAAAGGTTGCATTGACAGGCTCACCAAGCGAAGTTTACCAGGAAGCTGACCTGATTGAGAGTATAGGTCTGGGGCTTCCGCCCGCGATGGTTCTATTAAGGAAATTAAAGAAAAGAGGAAAAAACGTCAATACAAGTGCTATGACAGTAGATGATGTGGAAAAAGAGTTATTCCAATTGTTAAGGAGTAATTAA
- a CDS encoding energy-coupling factor transporter ATPase, which translates to MDNIIRIENLVFEYIGEEENNLRAIDNVSIDIKKGEFVAILGQNGSGKSTIARNMNALLLPSGGKVYVKGLDITNRSKLWEIRQAAGMVFQDPTSQLVSTCVEDDVAFGPENLGIKPSEIRERVNEALKLVNMENHKKRAPQLLSGGQKQKVAIAGVIAMKPDCIIFDESTAMLDPQGKKDVMNIITKLNKEEGITVVLITHFMDEAVLADRLIIMDRGTVQLDGTPKDIFTQVDKVKEFGLEIPLAAELTQRLHKRGVNIPADIISIDEMVNFLCQ; encoded by the coding sequence ATGGATAATATTATTCGGATTGAAAACCTTGTATTTGAGTACATAGGCGAAGAAGAAAATAACTTGAGAGCCATTGACAATGTCAGCATTGATATCAAAAAAGGGGAATTTGTGGCGATACTTGGGCAGAATGGGTCAGGCAAATCGACTATAGCAAGAAACATGAACGCATTGCTTCTGCCCAGCGGCGGTAAGGTATATGTAAAAGGGCTTGACATTACAAACCGGAGTAAGCTGTGGGAGATCAGACAAGCTGCCGGAATGGTGTTTCAAGACCCGACCAGCCAATTGGTGTCCACGTGTGTGGAGGATGATGTTGCTTTTGGCCCTGAAAATCTCGGCATCAAGCCGTCGGAAATCAGGGAAAGAGTCAATGAAGCACTTAAGTTAGTCAATATGGAAAATCATAAAAAAAGGGCTCCGCAGTTATTATCCGGCGGTCAGAAGCAAAAGGTGGCAATAGCAGGTGTTATTGCCATGAAACCGGATTGCATTATTTTTGATGAGTCCACAGCTATGTTGGATCCTCAGGGAAAAAAAGATGTTATGAATATTATAACAAAGCTGAATAAAGAAGAAGGGATCACTGTGGTTTTAATCACTCATTTCATGGATGAAGCTGTCTTGGCAGATAGATTGATTATTATGGATAGAGGGACTGTTCAGCTTGATGGGACGCCTAAGGATATATTTACCCAGGTGGACAAAGTAAAGGAATTTGGACTGGAGATTCCTTTGGCAGCAGAACTGACACAGCGATTGCACAAGAGAGGGGTCAATATACCGGCAGATATTATTAGTATTGATGAGATGGTGAATTTTTTATGTCAATAA
- a CDS encoding energy-coupling factor transporter transmembrane component T family protein: MQNITLGQYYPTDSFIHELDPRTKIISILMYIAGLFFINSFSGYITAVAFLILIILASKIPVKSIIDGFKPLVLVIVLTLGSNIFMTNGSIVLFQIGFIKVTQEGIVRTLFVGIRLLLLIIGSIMLTLTTKPIKLTDGLEKLLSPLKKVGLRTHEIALLFNLAIAFIPTFAEEIDKISKAQIARGANFSSGNLYTRAKNLLPLLIPLFVGTFRRASELAMAMEARCYSGGNNRTKMAELKLESKDFIASLLAASFLTLVILQSRGILF, translated from the coding sequence ATGCAGAATATTACTTTAGGGCAATACTATCCAACGGATTCCTTTATTCATGAGTTGGATCCAAGAACAAAAATTATATCTATCTTGATGTATATTGCAGGGTTGTTTTTTATAAACAGCTTTAGCGGTTATATTACAGCTGTGGCATTTCTCATTCTTATTATATTAGCTTCTAAAATCCCTGTGAAATCTATTATTGATGGGTTTAAGCCACTTGTGCTGGTGATTGTTCTAACTTTAGGCAGCAATATATTCATGACGAATGGAAGCATAGTTCTCTTTCAAATCGGGTTTATCAAAGTAACACAAGAAGGAATAGTGCGTACTCTTTTCGTTGGCATCAGATTACTCCTGCTAATTATAGGGTCAATAATGTTGACTTTGACAACAAAGCCAATAAAACTAACGGACGGATTGGAAAAACTGCTAAGCCCATTGAAAAAAGTAGGCCTTCGCACTCATGAAATAGCCTTGCTATTTAACCTTGCAATAGCCTTTATACCGACCTTTGCTGAAGAAATAGATAAAATATCCAAAGCGCAAATAGCCAGAGGCGCTAATTTCTCCAGTGGAAATTTATATACAAGAGCAAAAAACTTACTTCCATTATTAATTCCTTTGTTTGTAGGTACGTTTAGAAGGGCCAGTGAGCTTGCCATGGCAATGGAGGCCAGATGCTATAGCGGCGGTAATAATCGTACCAAAATGGCTGAGTTGAAATTGGAGTCAAAAGATTTTATTGCTTCCTTGTTGGCTGCTTCTTTCCTTACCTTGGTAATTTTGCAGTCCAGAGGAATACTTTTCTGA
- a CDS encoding DUF4179 domain-containing protein, with protein MKDTKDIYEFFNDMDIDLNDFKEAEVDELEKARVKQMVRERVAKSTGESGSSGGGKKRKKRTFVAAAAAIAVMSVGLCGFGLAFPAYAKEVPIVGDIFRFLDGGRTGVYDLYTASALNLDMVKADNGIEVTLNQGVYDGRTLSLTYTIKTEKDFGEIPYLDSDINVGFFTQGVGGSEQLKKVGPGLYVGQSNYTFFSEKEQEDRDSISFRWRVSGITGRDENAGMDQNETTPCKLSYSATLKALDNEAVDIAENQDRAQNVTISLKRLSVTPINTILYYTEETPGYEASGNLVLDAGQVDWEIKDDLGNVYTYQENGGHGKIKGEVFQVENVLTLNRLDPKAKILFITPTLKLVQPQGGGVAIDENGKETALPYESLPEGTAAGEWPMKQIAVDISAVK; from the coding sequence ATGAAGGATACAAAGGATATCTACGAGTTCTTTAACGACATGGATATTGATCTGAACGATTTTAAAGAGGCGGAAGTCGATGAACTGGAAAAAGCGAGGGTAAAACAGATGGTCAGGGAGAGAGTGGCCAAAAGCACCGGAGAATCCGGCAGCTCAGGCGGCGGGAAAAAAAGAAAAAAAAGGACATTTGTGGCTGCTGCGGCCGCAATCGCGGTTATGTCCGTGGGGCTCTGCGGCTTCGGGCTGGCCTTTCCCGCTTATGCCAAGGAAGTTCCCATTGTCGGCGATATTTTCCGGTTTCTGGACGGGGGGCGGACGGGCGTTTATGATTTGTATACCGCAAGCGCCCTGAATCTGGACATGGTAAAGGCGGATAACGGCATCGAGGTGACGCTGAATCAGGGTGTCTATGACGGAAGAACCCTATCCCTGACGTATACCATAAAAACGGAAAAAGATTTCGGAGAAATCCCGTATTTAGACAGTGACATCAATGTCGGCTTCTTCACTCAGGGAGTTGGGGGGAGCGAGCAGCTGAAAAAGGTTGGTCCCGGTCTTTATGTGGGGCAGAGCAACTATACATTCTTCAGCGAAAAGGAACAGGAAGACAGGGATTCCATTTCCTTCCGCTGGCGTGTTTCCGGCATAACCGGGAGAGATGAAAATGCCGGGATGGATCAAAATGAGACCACGCCCTGCAAGCTGAGTTACAGTGCAACCCTGAAGGCACTGGATAATGAAGCGGTGGACATTGCGGAAAACCAGGACAGGGCGCAGAATGTAACGATCAGCTTAAAGCGCCTCTCCGTCACCCCAATCAATACAATTCTATATTATACGGAGGAAACTCCCGGCTATGAAGCTTCCGGCAACCTGGTCCTGGATGCCGGGCAGGTGGACTGGGAAATCAAGGACGATTTAGGCAACGTCTATACGTATCAGGAAAATGGTGGACACGGAAAGATCAAGGGAGAAGTGTTTCAGGTGGAAAATGTCCTTACCCTTAACCGGTTGGATCCCAAGGCCAAAATCCTGTTTATCACACCGACTTTGAAACTGGTTCAGCCCCAGGGCGGCGGGGTGGCAATTGATGAAAATGGAAAGGAGACAGCGCTTCCATATGAAAGTCTGCCGGAAGGAACCGCGGCCGGGGAGTGGCCGATGAAGCAGATTGCCGTCGACATCAGCGCTGTAAAATAA
- a CDS encoding sigma-70 family RNA polymerase sigma factor, whose product MKTDKENYIERLKNSKEDALEFIMDEYFPLVKGIVNRILLPVGSRELAEECISDVFLAVWYNAKKFQGESEEDFRRWLCAVAKYRAVDFYRREKKCMEIPSSDQEKTGLFLPEKSAEEQVLLKESAREVEKMLNLFSPTDRDIFIMKFFWGMPSEEISQKLGLTKSAVDNRIYRSKKQLVQGVMSFGEGGN is encoded by the coding sequence ATGAAGACCGATAAGGAAAATTATATAGAGCGGTTAAAAAACAGCAAAGAAGACGCCCTGGAATTCATCATGGACGAATACTTTCCTTTGGTCAAGGGCATTGTCAACCGGATTCTGCTTCCCGTCGGCAGCCGGGAGCTGGCGGAGGAATGCATCAGCGATGTCTTTCTTGCCGTCTGGTATAACGCGAAAAAATTTCAAGGGGAGAGCGAGGAAGACTTTCGCCGGTGGCTCTGCGCAGTCGCCAAATACAGGGCGGTAGACTTTTACCGCCGGGAAAAAAAGTGCATGGAAATTCCCTCCTCCGATCAGGAGAAGACTGGCCTGTTTCTGCCGGAAAAATCGGCGGAGGAACAAGTTCTTTTGAAAGAAAGTGCCAGAGAGGTGGAAAAGATGCTGAATCTTTTTTCTCCCACCGACCGCGATATCTTCATTATGAAATTTTTCTGGGGTATGCCCTCGGAAGAAATATCCCAAAAGTTAGGACTTACCAAGTCCGCTGTGGATAATCGTATTTACAGGAGCAAAAAACAACTGGTGCAAGGCGTCATGAGCTTCGGAGAAGGAGGCAATTAA